The nucleotide sequence CACATATACCTTTGCGTCCATGTTAATCTATTCGTGACCACCTTGGTCATGTTTTTGTATCTCCGTTGATCCCTATCCTGCGTAAACTCATAAAAGTAGCCAGACATCCTACCCAAAGATCCTCGGCATGGTAAACGGCTTTACTCAAGAGCCTTCTGGGCGAACTTGGGAAGGACGAAGCTGGCCTTGTGGATCTCAGCAGAGTAGTATCGGCACTTGgcgtcctcctcctccttcgtcCAGGATCGGAGAGGTGTCTTGACATCGGCCTTGGGGTCCTTGGAGCAGACCATGAAGCCAATCTGACCGGAGGGGTAGGTAGGGATGGTGGTGTAGGCGTACTCGGCGACAGGGAAGATAGCCTGGCAGTCCTTCTTGAGGCGGGTGATGAGGGGGAGGTGAAGCCAGGGGCTCTCGGCTGTGAGCAAGTTAACGAGTTAGTGTAGTCCCATGAGAAACTACTATGCAATACTACAATAACATGGCGGGTCAGGAACAGCAGAACTGAACGGACGAACGCGGCACACGTTGACCAACAAACGAAATGCATGCTATCGCGGGACTACCGGAAGCAGAGCTGGGAAAGCAGCACTAGCTTCTGGGAGCCCCTAGGAGGGAAGCGGCACCAAAATGTACCCATCGAGGGAGATCCCAGCCACAGCGATCAACTTTGATCCGGGAGGGTTCCCCGATTCTGCCGTTCCTAGGGACGCCAGTTACTCTCCTCAAGAAAATAGGGAACATACAACCTTGAGTAGTAATGACGCCGCCCTCGCGGAGAGCGTCGTGGAGGAGCTGGAAGTAGCTCTTCTGGAAGAGAGCCTCGGCGGGACCATCGGGATCGGAGGagtcggtgatgatgacgtCGAACTCGTTCTTGTAGTCgttgaggaacttgaagccatcgccaaTGTGggtcttggacttggggTGGTCGAAACCGCAGGCCATGGAGGGGAGGTGCTCCTTGGAGAGGCGGACAACAGCCTCGTCGATGTCGCAGAGGGTGGCCTCCTCAACACAGTCGTGCTTGACGATCTCACGGAGAACACCGCCATCACCACCGCCAATGACAAGAACCTTCTTGGGGTTGGGGTGGGAGTTGAGGGCGAGGTGGGCGATCATCTCCTGGTAGGAGAACTCGTCACGCTCGGTGCACTGGATAACGTTGTCGAGAACCAGAACGTTGCCAAAGTCGGTggacttgaagatgaggacatcCTGGTACTTGCTCTTCTCGTGGACGAGGACCTTCTCGACGCGGAGGGTCATGGCATGGCCTATTGGGTAGGTTAAGAATTGAAAGCTATTTTCTGAATGGATCATATGTGCCTACCGGGCCACATGTCCGAGATCTCTCGGAACCAGCCATCTGAAAAGAATGTTAGCTTTTGCCGACAAGAATTAAAAACTCTGAGGGAATTGGAGTGTATGCGAAGATCTTGGTGTATAGAGGGGAAGCGTAGATTGAAGAGCTGAGGCTGTCGCTATTATGTAGCGATAAGCTCAAGAATTTGAGCCCCGACTCTTACGAGAACCAATCATCAGGTCATAGGCTTCATTTCAAAAAGAAACCGTGAGGAATTGAGTGACCAGACATGtgcatgatggtgatgatcatCATGAGAGAGGGGCAGGATAACGCGGGGCAGTAGAAAAAAAGATAACATGAACAGCAAGAAAAACATACCCTTGATGGTAGGGTGGGTGATCTCCTCGGAAGACATTTTGCTGTTAGAAGAGTAGAAAGAATAAAAAGTCCGACGTGACGTAAATGCAAGCGACGAGCCGAAGGTGGAAGTGGTGATGTTTCGTGGAGGTGAAGAAAAAGGCGGGAGTCTcgactttttaaaaaggtgCATCCGCATCCGCATCCATTCCTGCTTCTGTACACGGTTGTACAGGTACCCGCGTCCGCGCCTGCGAATGCAAGAGCTCCCGGTCGTAAATATTAGTGGAGATACAGCCATTGGATCCAATGGCTTTTAGCGGGTAAAAAATTTGATGCCGCCCACACAGGGACAGAAACAGAACCTGGTGTTGGCACTGTCGTTTTTTGGGCATCGATTGATTGGGGCCCCAGGCGGTTATTAGGCGGTGACTTTCAAGGTTCACGAGGCATTACTGGGTACCCTAGACAACTTTGTCTCACTGTAAACGGTGAAATAGAGTCATGATACAACGCGTTGGCCGTTTAACCCATGTTGTACTGTCCTTGTACTTGGTCAACGCTAACTAACGTTAAATCTTGTAACTCATTATTCTGCCCAATTGCTGCCATTTTCGGCTTAACCGCGCTAACACGTCAGTgggacaagacaagacaagagatCAAACAGTCCATAGCACAACGTGGGGTGGTGGAACGACGCttgggagaggagagagagtTGGATATCAAAGGTGAAGTTGACTTAACCTCTCTAATTATTTCCTCTTGTGGTAATTTGACCTTTAACCCCAGCATGGTCCATATCAGAAGCGGGCCATGGGGATCGTGATTAGGAGCTAAATGGCCTATAGGCAATTCAAA is from Fusarium musae strain F31 chromosome 4, whole genome shotgun sequence and encodes:
- the SPE3 gene encoding putrescine aminopropyltransferase (EggNog:ENOG41) codes for the protein MSSEEITHPTIKDGWFREISDMWPGHAMTLRVEKVLVHEKSKYQDVLIFKSTDFGNVLVLDNVIQCTERDEFSYQEMIAHLALNSHPNPKKVLVIGGGDGGVLREIVKHDCVEEATLCDIDEAVVRLSKEHLPSMACGFDHPKSKTHIGDGFKFLNDYKNEFDVIITDSSDPDGPAEALFQKSYFQLLHDALREGGVITTQAESPWLHLPLITRLKKDCQAIFPVAEYAYTTIPTYPSGQIGFMVCSKDPKADVKTPLRSWTKEEEDAKCRYYSAEIHKASFVLPKFAQKALE